In Prunus dulcis chromosome 2, ALMONDv2, whole genome shotgun sequence, a single genomic region encodes these proteins:
- the LOC117617479 gene encoding (+)-neomenthol dehydrogenase-like isoform X2 — translation MAEATKRYLHTKISLFCFACFPEFVVAFFFCSFRHAVVTGANKGIGLETVRQLASNGITVVLTARDEKRGLEAFDKLKESGLTGQVVFHQLDVADPASVASLADFIKTQLGKLDILEGANIDWTKFLTETYPLTEECLQINYHGTKRTVEALIPLLQLSDSPRIVNVSSSAGKLENIPSDWVKGLFTDSEYLTEKRVDEVLTQLLKDFKEGSIESKGWPVYPAYRVSKAAINAYTRILAKKYPNFRINSVCPGYVKTDITFNTGILSVEEGAASVLKLALLPSDGPSGLFFVRSEVSCA, via the exons atggccGAAGCAACAAAGAGGTATCTTCATAcgaaaatttctctcttttgtttcGCTTGCTTCCCTGAATTTGTTgttgctttcttcttctgttcttTCAGACATGCAGTTGTTACAGGGGCAAACAAAGGGATTGGGTTAGAAACTGTCAGGCAGTTGGCCTCGAATGGAATCACTGTAGTCTTAACTGCTAGAGATGAAAAGAGGGGTCTTGAAGCTTTTGATAAACTCAAAGAGTCTGGCCTCACAGGTCAAGTGGTTTTTCATCAACTTGATGTGGCGGACCCCGCAAGCGTTGCTTCTTTGGCAGATTTCATCAAAACCCAGCTTGGGAAACTCGATATCTTG GAAGGAGCAAACATTGATTGGACTAAATTTCTGACTGAAACATACCCGTTAACAGAAGAATGCTTGCAAATAAATTACCATGGTACTAAAAGAACAGTTGAAGCACTTATTCCACTCCTCCAGTTATCCGATTCACCAAGAATTGTTAACGTTTCTTCCTCCGCAGGGAAGTTAGAGAACATACCAAGTGATTGGGTTAAAGGCCTTTTTACTGATTCCGAATACCTAACAGAAAAGAGAGTAGATGAGGTATTGACACAGCTACTAAAAGACTTCAAGGAGGGTTCAATTGAAAGCAAGGGCTGGCCTGTTTATCCTGCATATAGAGTCTCAAAAGCAGCAATAAATGCATATACAAGGATTCTAGCCAAGAAATACCCCAACTTCCGCATCAATTCTGTCTGCCCCGGCTATGTCAAGACAGATATAACCTTCAATACCGGCATCTTGTCTGTTGAAGAAGGTGCTGCAAGTGTTCTGAAGTTAGCATTGCTGCCCAGTG
- the LOC117617479 gene encoding (+)-neomenthol dehydrogenase-like isoform X1, translated as MAEATKRYLHTKISLFCFACFPEFVVAFFFCSFRHAVVTGANKGIGLETVRQLASNGITVVLTARDEKRGLEAFDKLKESGLTGQVVFHQLDVADPASVASLADFIKTQLGKLDILVNNAGIGGVRLDSDAFKASENSGGGEGANIDWTKFLTETYPLTEECLQINYHGTKRTVEALIPLLQLSDSPRIVNVSSSAGKLENIPSDWVKGLFTDSEYLTEKRVDEVLTQLLKDFKEGSIESKGWPVYPAYRVSKAAINAYTRILAKKYPNFRINSVCPGYVKTDITFNTGILSVEEGAASVLKLALLPSDGPSGLFFVRSEVSCA; from the exons atggccGAAGCAACAAAGAGGTATCTTCATAcgaaaatttctctcttttgtttcGCTTGCTTCCCTGAATTTGTTgttgctttcttcttctgttcttTCAGACATGCAGTTGTTACAGGGGCAAACAAAGGGATTGGGTTAGAAACTGTCAGGCAGTTGGCCTCGAATGGAATCACTGTAGTCTTAACTGCTAGAGATGAAAAGAGGGGTCTTGAAGCTTTTGATAAACTCAAAGAGTCTGGCCTCACAGGTCAAGTGGTTTTTCATCAACTTGATGTGGCGGACCCCGCAAGCGTTGCTTCTTTGGCAGATTTCATCAAAACCCAGCTTGGGAAACTCGATATCTTG GTGAACAATGCAGGGATTGGTGGAGTTCGACTAGATTCTGATGCTTTTAAAGCTTCAGAAAATTCTGGTGGTGGG GAAGGAGCAAACATTGATTGGACTAAATTTCTGACTGAAACATACCCGTTAACAGAAGAATGCTTGCAAATAAATTACCATGGTACTAAAAGAACAGTTGAAGCACTTATTCCACTCCTCCAGTTATCCGATTCACCAAGAATTGTTAACGTTTCTTCCTCCGCAGGGAAGTTAGAGAACATACCAAGTGATTGGGTTAAAGGCCTTTTTACTGATTCCGAATACCTAACAGAAAAGAGAGTAGATGAGGTATTGACACAGCTACTAAAAGACTTCAAGGAGGGTTCAATTGAAAGCAAGGGCTGGCCTGTTTATCCTGCATATAGAGTCTCAAAAGCAGCAATAAATGCATATACAAGGATTCTAGCCAAGAAATACCCCAACTTCCGCATCAATTCTGTCTGCCCCGGCTATGTCAAGACAGATATAACCTTCAATACCGGCATCTTGTCTGTTGAAGAAGGTGCTGCAAGTGTTCTGAAGTTAGCATTGCTGCCCAGTG
- the LOC117617479 gene encoding (+)-neomenthol dehydrogenase-like isoform X3 has translation MAEATKRHAVVTGANKGIGLETVRQLASNGITVVLTARDEKRGLEAFDKLKESGLTGQVVFHQLDVADPASVASLADFIKTQLGKLDILVNNAGIGGVRLDSDAFKASENSGGGEGANIDWTKFLTETYPLTEECLQINYHGTKRTVEALIPLLQLSDSPRIVNVSSSAGKLENIPSDWVKGLFTDSEYLTEKRVDEVLTQLLKDFKEGSIESKGWPVYPAYRVSKAAINAYTRILAKKYPNFRINSVCPGYVKTDITFNTGILSVEEGAASVLKLALLPSDGPSGLFFVRSEVSCA, from the exons atggccGAAGCAACAAAGAG ACATGCAGTTGTTACAGGGGCAAACAAAGGGATTGGGTTAGAAACTGTCAGGCAGTTGGCCTCGAATGGAATCACTGTAGTCTTAACTGCTAGAGATGAAAAGAGGGGTCTTGAAGCTTTTGATAAACTCAAAGAGTCTGGCCTCACAGGTCAAGTGGTTTTTCATCAACTTGATGTGGCGGACCCCGCAAGCGTTGCTTCTTTGGCAGATTTCATCAAAACCCAGCTTGGGAAACTCGATATCTTG GTGAACAATGCAGGGATTGGTGGAGTTCGACTAGATTCTGATGCTTTTAAAGCTTCAGAAAATTCTGGTGGTGGG GAAGGAGCAAACATTGATTGGACTAAATTTCTGACTGAAACATACCCGTTAACAGAAGAATGCTTGCAAATAAATTACCATGGTACTAAAAGAACAGTTGAAGCACTTATTCCACTCCTCCAGTTATCCGATTCACCAAGAATTGTTAACGTTTCTTCCTCCGCAGGGAAGTTAGAGAACATACCAAGTGATTGGGTTAAAGGCCTTTTTACTGATTCCGAATACCTAACAGAAAAGAGAGTAGATGAGGTATTGACACAGCTACTAAAAGACTTCAAGGAGGGTTCAATTGAAAGCAAGGGCTGGCCTGTTTATCCTGCATATAGAGTCTCAAAAGCAGCAATAAATGCATATACAAGGATTCTAGCCAAGAAATACCCCAACTTCCGCATCAATTCTGTCTGCCCCGGCTATGTCAAGACAGATATAACCTTCAATACCGGCATCTTGTCTGTTGAAGAAGGTGCTGCAAGTGTTCTGAAGTTAGCATTGCTGCCCAGTG
- the LOC117617479 gene encoding (+)-neomenthol dehydrogenase-like isoform X4 codes for MAEATKRYLHTKISLFCFACFPEFVVAFFFCSFRHAVVTGANKGIGLETVRQLASNGITVVLTARDEKRGLEAFDKLKESGLTGQVVFHQLDVADPASVASLADFIKTQLGKLDILVNNAGIGGVRLDSDAFKASENSGGGEGANIDWTKFLTETYPLTEECLQINYHGKLENIPSDWVKGLFTDSEYLTEKRVDEVLTQLLKDFKEGSIESKGWPVYPAYRVSKAAINAYTRILAKKYPNFRINSVCPGYVKTDITFNTGILSVEEGAASVLKLALLPSDGPSGLFFVRSEVSCA; via the exons atggccGAAGCAACAAAGAGGTATCTTCATAcgaaaatttctctcttttgtttcGCTTGCTTCCCTGAATTTGTTgttgctttcttcttctgttcttTCAGACATGCAGTTGTTACAGGGGCAAACAAAGGGATTGGGTTAGAAACTGTCAGGCAGTTGGCCTCGAATGGAATCACTGTAGTCTTAACTGCTAGAGATGAAAAGAGGGGTCTTGAAGCTTTTGATAAACTCAAAGAGTCTGGCCTCACAGGTCAAGTGGTTTTTCATCAACTTGATGTGGCGGACCCCGCAAGCGTTGCTTCTTTGGCAGATTTCATCAAAACCCAGCTTGGGAAACTCGATATCTTG GTGAACAATGCAGGGATTGGTGGAGTTCGACTAGATTCTGATGCTTTTAAAGCTTCAGAAAATTCTGGTGGTGGG GAAGGAGCAAACATTGATTGGACTAAATTTCTGACTGAAACATACCCGTTAACAGAAGAATGCTTGCAAATAAATTACCATG GGAAGTTAGAGAACATACCAAGTGATTGGGTTAAAGGCCTTTTTACTGATTCCGAATACCTAACAGAAAAGAGAGTAGATGAGGTATTGACACAGCTACTAAAAGACTTCAAGGAGGGTTCAATTGAAAGCAAGGGCTGGCCTGTTTATCCTGCATATAGAGTCTCAAAAGCAGCAATAAATGCATATACAAGGATTCTAGCCAAGAAATACCCCAACTTCCGCATCAATTCTGTCTGCCCCGGCTATGTCAAGACAGATATAACCTTCAATACCGGCATCTTGTCTGTTGAAGAAGGTGCTGCAAGTGTTCTGAAGTTAGCATTGCTGCCCAGTG